The bacterium region GCCCAGAGGTAGGCCCCCTCGGCCTCGGAGTACCGGCCCAGCGTCGTGTAGACGGTGGCCAGGTCCATCGGCAATTTCGGGGAATCCTCGCCCAGCTCTTCCGCCCGCCGGTACTTTTCCAAAGCCTCGTCGAGCCGGCCCTCCCGGTGCAGCGCCACCCCCCAGTCCAGATAGAGCGACGGGGGCGGTTCGGCGAAGGCCGCCTCGGCCCGCCCGAAGTAATCCGCCGCCTCGGCGTTCCGGTCCGCCAAAAGGAGCCGCGAGGCCACGTTGTAGTAGGCCGACCCCCGGTCGGAGAGCTTCTCGACGTTCCCGTCGGGTATGTTGACCCCCACGGCCAGGACGGCGAGGACGCCCGCTGAAAGGCCCAGGTCGCGCCACTTTTTCTCCCGCGCGAACTCGACGAGCCGCCAGACGGCGATGCCGGCGAAGGCGCACGCGAGCGGCACGACGGGATAGCGGTAGCGTCCGGTGATGAAGAAGAGCACCACCGCCGCCGCGTAAAAAAGCGCGACCAGGTAAACCGGCGCCAGCTCCCGCCGCCGATGCCAGGCCAGACCGAGCCCCAAAAGCGCCAGCGGCATCACCACCGCCAGCGTCGGCCAGGGCAGCCCCAGCCAGGGGACGACCTCCCTATAGTGGTCGTAGGATTCGAGCTGCGGCCACTCGTAGCCGTGGACGAAGTACCACGCCTTCTTCACGAGGTTCAGGAAAAACCCGCCCGGGTTTTTCCCGATGTACCGCAGGGCCTCCTTGAACCAGTACCGGTTGGCCTCGGTCAGGGTCACGTAGTGGCCGGTGACCCGGCTCAGGTAGAGCCTCCCCGTGGCCTCGAAGACCTCGCCTGTCTCGTGGTGCATGGGCGGGCTGTACAGGCCGTTCGCCCCCGGGTGGTTGCCTATCTGCAGGTTGAGCCCCAGGTTGGTCGTGGTGAGGATGAATTCGCCGGATTGGGCCGCGTTGTAAACCGTCACCGGCAGAATCGGGACGAGGACGCAGCCGGCCAGGATGCCCGCCCGACCGAGGGCCTTGCGCCAACTCTCCTTTCGCAGGACGACGACCAGCCAGACCAGGATCGCCGGGACTACCGCCAGGATGGTGCCCCAGGCCAACCCGCCCAGGCCGA contains the following coding sequences:
- a CDS encoding tetratricopeptide repeat protein, with protein sequence MQKILDGVLKWLRDDERWAGLVLFAAALAVRLVFLASLSETIYWDLLTNDSHTYYAQAGAIADGTFEAPEGFFMTPLYPLFLAAFKVLGLEPLFWARFVQAILGALMALYVYRLVHEATGLRWAGFIGGGLLAVLGPALFHDGMLVVTNIAAFVLTLGTLQLVRFAKGRRTRNLVGAGVCLGLGGLAWGTILAVVPAILVWLVVVLRKESWRKALGRAGILAGCVLVPILPVTVYNAAQSGEFILTTTNLGLNLQIGNHPGANGLYSPPMHHETGEVFEATGRLYLSRVTGHYVTLTEANRYWFKEALRYIGKNPGGFFLNLVKKAWYFVHGYEWPQLESYDHYREVVPWLGLPWPTLAVVMPLALLGLGLAWHRRRELAPVYLVALFYAAAVVLFFITGRYRYPVVPLACAFAGIAVWRLVEFAREKKWRDLGLSAGVLAVLAVGVNIPDGNVEKLSDRGSAYYNVASRLLLADRNAEAADYFGRAEAAFAEPPPSLYLDWGVALHREGRLDEALEKYRRAEELGEDSPKLPMDLATVYTTLGRYSEAEGAYLWAMRVAPDWRDAYLGAAESAAARGRPFEGVAYLDQGLERLGSDSVLLTLRGDFKLAGGDLYGARADYEAVFSERPGFAPAILGLGRTLLKLGDASGARSRFEEVLTLVPGSPAEAEALRPLREQAAELLRRM